From a single Corynebacterium kroppenstedtii DSM 44385 genomic region:
- a CDS encoding oleate hydratase: MSIYQSTYPTDQFGNRFVQNDMGKYIETRPEVSSDIKDRKAYFVGSGIGNLIAAGYLLRDGQMPGENITFLEQLDVAGGSFDGAGNNQEGFIARGGREMGQHFECFWDIMKDVPAIEMPAPHTVLDEFNKVNEEDPNISNCRIISNQAQTRLKNPKLELSKKAQLQIVKLLLAKEEDTYYKTIEDWFGKDFLESNFYTLWRSMFAFQDYQSLTEMKRYFHRFLQYLPGFSDFSCLRFSKYNQFTSFIEPLRNFLKEKGVKFQYGTCVKDLDIDVKGSSFTVTGIVTNKETIPTRSQDIVIVTNGSLTESTGYGDMNTVPEFKKTPGPAWSLWKNIAEKAPNCGRPERFCSDPESTVWESISFNFYDGYDNPFTQKLKELTHRDVFNGRAVTAGIITAQDSPWLCSLTVHRQPQFPGQQDGLCVAWAYGLHWWKKGTVTGKPMLECTGEEILREFCYHFGVVDVEKTIKHTKVRLAVMPYITSEFVPRGAGDRPDPVPAGSTNLGFTGQFVETPDDCVFTTEGSARTGQMAVYGLLNLKRDIPPIYPVQYDIRALLHSASAMNDGKLPGEKLLRKFLKNTYYENIIPKGSSH, translated from the coding sequence ATGAGCATTTATCAGTCCACGTACCCCACGGATCAGTTTGGCAACCGTTTCGTCCAAAATGACATGGGCAAGTACATCGAAACGCGGCCTGAAGTGTCTAGCGACATCAAAGACCGCAAGGCCTACTTCGTCGGCAGTGGAATCGGTAACCTGATTGCTGCCGGTTACCTGCTTCGCGATGGGCAAATGCCAGGGGAGAACATCACTTTCCTGGAACAGCTCGATGTTGCTGGTGGCTCCTTCGACGGTGCGGGCAATAACCAGGAGGGTTTCATTGCTCGCGGTGGTCGTGAAATGGGCCAGCACTTCGAGTGTTTCTGGGACATCATGAAAGACGTGCCGGCTATTGAGATGCCTGCTCCTCACACCGTGTTGGATGAGTTCAATAAGGTCAACGAAGAAGATCCAAACATTTCCAACTGTCGGATCATTAGCAACCAGGCGCAAACCCGGCTGAAAAACCCCAAGCTGGAGCTGAGCAAGAAAGCTCAATTGCAGATCGTCAAGCTGCTGCTCGCTAAAGAAGAAGACACCTACTACAAGACAATCGAAGACTGGTTCGGGAAAGATTTCCTCGAGTCCAACTTCTACACCTTGTGGCGGTCCATGTTCGCCTTCCAGGACTACCAGTCACTGACAGAAATGAAGCGATACTTCCACCGCTTCTTGCAGTACCTGCCAGGCTTCAGCGACTTCAGCTGCCTCCGGTTCTCGAAGTACAACCAGTTCACCAGCTTCATTGAGCCCCTTCGCAACTTCCTGAAGGAAAAAGGCGTGAAGTTCCAATACGGAACCTGTGTCAAGGACCTCGATATCGACGTCAAAGGAAGCAGTTTCACCGTCACCGGTATTGTCACGAATAAGGAGACAATCCCGACGCGGTCTCAAGACATCGTGATCGTCACCAATGGTTCGCTAACAGAGTCCACTGGCTACGGCGACATGAACACGGTGCCCGAGTTTAAGAAGACCCCGGGGCCGGCATGGAGTCTGTGGAAGAACATTGCCGAGAAGGCGCCAAACTGTGGCCGCCCGGAACGGTTCTGCTCGGACCCAGAATCTACTGTGTGGGAATCGATCAGCTTCAACTTCTACGACGGCTACGACAACCCGTTTACTCAGAAGCTTAAGGAACTTACTCACCGCGATGTCTTTAATGGGCGAGCAGTGACGGCTGGGATCATCACGGCACAGGATTCACCCTGGTTGTGCTCTCTTACCGTTCACCGTCAGCCCCAATTCCCCGGCCAACAGGACGGACTGTGTGTCGCATGGGCATATGGCCTCCATTGGTGGAAGAAGGGCACCGTAACCGGCAAGCCCATGCTGGAATGCACGGGTGAGGAAATTCTCCGCGAGTTCTGCTACCACTTTGGCGTTGTCGACGTGGAGAAAACCATCAAACACACCAAGGTTCGTCTGGCCGTGATGCCGTACATCACGTCTGAGTTTGTCCCGCGTGGTGCGGGAGACCGGCCTGATCCTGTGCCGGCTGGGTCCACCAACCTGGGCTTCACTGGTCAGTTTGTTGAGACGCCGGATGACTGCGTGTTCACCACCGAGGGCTCAGCACGCACAGGCCAAATGGCAGTCTACGGATTGTTGAACCTCAAGCGCGATATCCCGCCGATCTACCCGGTGCAATACGATATCCGCGCCCTGCTCCATTCAGCTTCCGCGATGAACGACGGGAAACTGCCAGGCGAAAAGCTCTTGCGAAAGTTCTTAAAGAACACCTACTACGAGAACATCATTCCGAAAGGCTCCAGCCACTAG
- a CDS encoding GDSL-type esterase/lipase family protein — protein MKISSLAKSIPTWIAGLSLVTGVGVTTAMSITSARADDPGNYVSFGDSLAANPNMIQIMAGHNPALAGVFKTPPVPDGYCATGEDNFANRVAHDTGSSVHNYACSGAPGALPHPFNFQSQVDHAERDHSLTSDTRLVTIIFGMNDTYQDPDVAKTPEQREATFLQGMSSQIARVHSLAPNAKVVVVGYPDLTDGQSNLCPINFAGNVSRVHVDGLDQTQANVRESQRKLAQDNEAIFLDMSASINAQNNNNSCGTGERLAAADIDEQAHNLWGHLTAAGNQYYADRIKEIL, from the coding sequence ATGAAAATCAGTTCCCTTGCAAAGTCGATCCCAACTTGGATAGCTGGGCTCAGCCTCGTCACCGGCGTTGGAGTGACAACCGCTATGAGCATCACAAGTGCTCGGGCTGATGATCCGGGAAACTATGTCAGTTTCGGCGATTCGTTGGCTGCCAATCCGAACATGATCCAAATTATGGCCGGACATAATCCTGCATTAGCGGGGGTCTTCAAGACCCCGCCAGTTCCTGACGGCTACTGCGCGACTGGGGAAGATAACTTTGCCAACCGGGTAGCACATGACACCGGTTCTTCAGTACATAATTACGCCTGCTCGGGCGCTCCGGGAGCTCTTCCACACCCGTTTAATTTCCAGTCACAGGTAGATCATGCTGAACGAGATCACTCACTAACTAGTGACACACGGCTCGTCACCATTATTTTCGGTATGAACGACACCTATCAGGACCCCGACGTGGCGAAAACACCTGAGCAGCGGGAAGCTACATTTTTGCAGGGAATGTCGTCCCAAATCGCAAGAGTACATTCGCTAGCACCAAACGCGAAGGTCGTAGTAGTCGGTTACCCGGATCTGACGGATGGGCAGAGCAACCTTTGTCCCATTAATTTCGCGGGCAATGTTTCTCGTGTTCACGTCGATGGGCTTGATCAAACCCAAGCCAACGTAAGAGAATCTCAGAGAAAATTAGCTCAGGACAATGAAGCTATATTCTTGGATATGTCTGCCAGCATCAATGCACAAAACAATAACAACAGCTGTGGTACTGGTGAACGGTTAGCAGCTGCAGACATAGATGAACAAGCACATAACTTATGGGGTCATCTCACTGCGGCGGGGAACCAGTACTATGCGGATAGGATAAAAGAGATTCTCTAG